TACTATACAATAATCAAATATAATACATAAAATGCATTTTCACTTTTAGTTCATACTATATTATTACTCCAAATATTTATGTTTATTCATGTTTCATGCAACCAAATCTCATTAAAATAAACTGTAAgtagttgatccccactactagCAATACTCTCTACATGCACACTGTACGTCCACATCAGCACATGCCACAACAACATTCAGTTCCAAACACCAATTAATCCACCGACAAGAATCTCTCTCTGGCCAGCCACTTTTCATGGGCATAATTTTGTAACGTATCATCAATTATTTTTTTGCGAGGAATAACGCATCATCAATTACAGATGGTCACAACATTTATGTATTATATTTGATTTTTGTTATAGGATTGTGATTTTGAATGTAAAATTGAAGAAATTGCAATTCGTTTGGAAAAAACTATGTAATCATATTTTATATATACAACTATGTACTGTGATTTGAGTAATATTTCAGTGTATAATCAATTCCAGTGGCTTTCATAATTGCAATCGACATACGGTTTGCCAAAGATGGTATGCAAGTTTTTTTTCCAAAGCACCTAATATATATCATATGTTGAAGGTTTTAATACTTGCTCTAATTATATTTGTTGTTTCCCATTTGCGGATAAGTGGGGAGTATGGTCTATTAAAATGTTACAAGGGAATCAATAGCTTTTAGCCCTTTGGTAAATGTTGTGCAAGTTCTGTTGTACAAAATAGTAGAAATGTGTTATTCTAACAAAATTGACAAAATATTGCAGCCAATAGTTGCTAATAGTTTTTAATAAAAATATTATTGGAACCATTTGCTCACTTCGCtacaataaaataaaaataataaggaGTCATTTTTATTTCGTATGACATTTGCATATGTTCTTAATCACATTATCATGAAAATTGTGCTATTAATTCCCAATTGAACGCGTAGGGAATCATCTAGTATATCTAAGTAGTTGATCACTACTTTATTTTATCTCAACATGCATACATGCCACCTCAACAAAGGCCCACACCAACATGAATGGGGAAAAGGTTTTCCATTATTAGTTTATCCCAACATCTCTATTTATCTCAATATGTGCACATGCCACCTTATCAAAGACTTAACATAGCATGCATCACAAAACATTTTTATATTTtgctacttatattcaataaaATATGTTTTAACTATACGATAATcaaatataatactccctccgtcctaaaataagtgtctcaactttatattaactttaatacaaagttgtactaaagttgagacgcttattttggaatggagagagGGTACAtaatatgcatttttttactttTAGTATATATATTATTAATCCAAATATTCATGTTAATTCATGTTTCAAGTAACCAAATCTCATTAAAATAAATTGCAACCAATTCCTACGACAACACGAGGGGTATCATCCTACCCCTATGAGGGCATAACCAAAATAGAGCTCACTGGCACAATTAGATATATAATTTAAGGTTATTAACACTCAAGAATCCAAAAGAACTAGACAAAATGTATTGAAACAACATATAGTAGTAAAATTTTGTCAACATTTATCGGACACCGCTAGCAAGGGCATGTAAACTAGCAAGGTCACAACCACCCTCGTATTTCATCAGCAAAGGAACAACAACAGAGACCTCAATCGAACCATGACGATGCAGCAAGCTCCATGGAAGAGGGCCATTAGCGCATAGTTAAGTGGCGATCTCAAGTTTGCCATGTTCGTGTTCACCAAACTAGTAGGCTCGCCTTTTTTTCCATCAGTTGTTTGATCGATCAACTGATCATTGTTTTCTCTCCAAGGGAAATTCCTATAGTACATACATCATCGTTGGCAAAACTTGCCATGTAGGTTATTCGATGGTGTGACAGAGAGTAAATGAGGAGAGACATCAAGCTTGCATGTATATAAACCAATGACCCCTCAAGCTCTAGGATGAAAAGAGAGAGCAAACTTTACATTTTATCATCTTTATTGAACAACGTGAGATACACTCTATTAGAATACATATTACGTATTGTTGGATATCCATTTGACGACTGAACCTTGAATATCCATCTGACTATTGGTTCCCTCAACCTGGTGTTTCCGCTAAAGATGATACGTTGAACGAACCGGAAAACCAAGTACCTTGAATAGTGCCTCGAGATGAAATCCTCAAAAACATTGTGATTAAGAGGCATTTGAATACGGTGTCGACCACATGAAATATGGAACTAATAAGCACCTCATCCCACCCTCCTATCATCGGCTCAATCAGGTCCATAACCTTGGTGATGATTGCATATCCCCTCACTTCCTTGATGGACTACTAGGGGCCCACACGAAAATAGAGATATTTGTGTCACGTCAACCTAAATCACCAAAATTTCAGAAAGAGAGCCTTTTAACCGAAAGGTTTTGATAGTTTAACATGTGTTCTCATGGGCTTTTAAAGTCCGGATTGTTAACTAAGGTCGTCCAATATATTAACCGTTCTAATCAATATTTTTCTCTACAGAGAAGTGGGACATGCATGGTACTATCGGAGAGCATTCTATTTTGTGTTTCTTAGAAGAACATTCTATTTCGTTTCTGGTTATCTGTGCGCGCGGTTTGTTTAGCCGAGCGCGTATATGCTTTCGAGCTTATTCACGAGATGATGGTACAAAACTCCCTAAAAATTAAAAAGATTATGGTGCTAAACACCCCCATTTATTTCTGCACTATTTGATATCGAGTTGTATTATATCCTAGAAAATATGTGTTTGNNNNNNNNNNGCCAATGGCACGAGCGAGCATCTCCCCGATGTCGCCGCTCCATTCATCGAATCGTATAAAGTAGGCTTGCCTGCTCCAAAATCCCTCCCCCTCCCGATCTGATTCCATTCCCCACTTTCTCCGAGTTAAGAGTCAATACATTGGAAGTGTCTTAGGCTAGCCATAGAGGTGGTAtcttagccggtatcatgcactcggaaataacAAACATTCTGATGTGACACATAATTAAAggagagagagggttagagtaacatagatagataatgtatcataataaatgctatgttattatgtgtcatgcatggcaataaataaaatcATCTATGATAGTAATATATGATACTATACATATGATACTATACACTATGAAGATAATACTATAcattagtatcatatgcatgataccgAGAGTAGCCTTATTATGTTTACCATGTTCGTCTTGGTGAGCTCGCCAAAACATAATATATGATAACTAGTCGGTTGGAGGACCAGTTCTCCAAGAGGGGCACGTAGGTAGAAATGAAATTAGGCATGCATGCAATGTTCTTATTAAATTCATTAATTATTCAAACTCCCGCCAAGTGCTCTCATGACCAATTAAGAGGTAGTACTAGACTCAAGCATGCATGTAGCGGTGCATTAAATTCAGCACACAGGACCAACAACGGAACAGAGCATGACACATATAATCACTAGTACTTCGTTGTCGCGTCATTTATAGTCTACTGCCACTCCCTTAGCTCCATATTACTAGTTGTCtcggaatgaagggagtactagttaGCTATACGATTATACTCTATGACAGAACCATGCTATATACCCCTCCATACCTAAATATAAGACATACGGAGGGTGTAACATTCATTCGATTTTCTGTACGGCAGCTTAAATCGAGCCGTATAAGGTTCAGACTGTAGACGCAAGGGCCGCTGGATTGATTTGTCATACAGAAATCGAACCACGGATGTCGTACATGGAGCAGTTTCAATGACACTAATACGTGACCTACCTTAATCTTTCACAATGATTACTGGAGCATGTGTTGTAGATTTCTCTATATCGACAACCCACTTCTCTTGTACCTTGTTTTCTCTCTCCTCTAATTCAACACAAATATAAAGCGGCAACTATAATAAAGTTGCATTAACTTTATTATTGTTGCTTTAAAGGAGAGGACGAGAAAAATAGAGCAGGGTGCAACTCTCACTAGCTCCATAAATGAAACCAGACTTAGAAATCTCAATTAGCATGTGTGGGCCTCTGGCCCTTTAAACTCGATCATGGGAGTAATCTATACAACATCAAATGTATGTTATAAAAATGCACTTTATGACAAATGAAACCAATTTGTTGTTGTAGATGATGACATGTATTGCTATAAATTTGGTCAAGTCTAAAGAAGATTGACTTATGACTGAGCAAGAACTTCAAATAATTTGGAATTGAGTGAGTAGGTAACCATTCAACTCCTTGTCTTGGAAGTATGTATGTGCCCCTTCATGATATCCCCCCCCCCCATCCCTCCCTCTAAAATTTAAGATATATTTATTGGctaagtttccagaaaaaatattAAAACATTGACAGTACTAAACCAATATTATATTTTGTTTGTTACTGTTGGTGCTCATATTTATCTTCAAATTTGTGTTattttacaaagcttgacttcaTGCAAAATTGAAATGTTTTACGGTTTCAAATAGACGCAGTAATCTAATTTGATtagtgcgtgtgtgtctgtgtgtgtgtgtgtgtgagagagagagagagagagagagggcaagggagggagggagggaggcagacAGTGGCGGAGCTTGATAAGAAGTATAGGAGGGGCTAGCCCATGTAGGAGGGTCCATTCACTCAAAGATTAGGTAGAACTCCCATCATTCATGTCTAATTATGTGCTAATAATATAACAAAACTACACAAGCTGGGGGGTATGGCCTGGGTTGGCCctaagggaggggagggagggggggagagagagagagagagagtcagtcCATTGAAAGGATAGTGACGAAGTCAAGGTTGaccaaaaactaagcacctatatGATTCGAGAGTGTCCCTATAAAGGCATAACCAAAGTGTATCTCATGACACAATTGAAATATATGATTTGAGATCAGCACTCAATGATCCAACAAATTAGATAAAATGCATTAAAAAACATATCTTCTTTGTGTAAATAGCTAGCCTTCACTAACTTATTTCTCTCAACATGTAAGCATGGCACCTCATCATGCAACGTGCATGGGAATGGATAACCTCAACATGCAATCTAGATTCggtcgttggtatcttcatacctagttcaatctcgttaccggcaagtctctttactcgttccataatgcatcatcccgtaactaactcattagtcacattgcttgcaaggcttattatgatgtgcattactgagagggcccagagatacctctccgatactcggagtgacaaatcctaatctcgatctatgccaacccaacaaacaccttcggagatacctgtagagcatctttataatcacccagttaccttgtgacatttgatagcacacaaggcattccaccggtatccgggagttgcataatctcatagtcaaaggaatatgtatatgacatgaagaaagctatagcaataaaactgaacgatcattatgctaagctaagggatgggtcttgtccatcacatcattctcctaatgatgtgatcccgttcatcaactgacaacacatgtctatggtttggaaacttaaccatctttgattaacgagctagtctagtagaggctagCTTTACTAGACATGAGCCATACCTACAATTTCCAGTAATTATTTTTTCTTTCTCGAGACATCCGGCAGCAGTAGTTCAAGTCCCAACATACAACAGCGAATAAATAAATAGAACTACATGTTCGTTCGGAAGAGATCTAAAATTTGTGTTAGCTCAGCATATACAAACCAACAAGGTCGCTGAAATGGAAAGCAAAGCAGTAATGGATATCTATGATAACCCAAATACCAGCTATGATGGGCAGGGCTAAATAAGAATAGAAACAAGAAAGCACTTGCACGCATGTTACCAAAATCTCCTAATTAGAGAAGTGTAACCAAAATATCACTTCATGACCTTGTCCATCAACAATGGCACCAAAGAGCAGTGAGCCCAGGCCTCATAATAATAGTCTAATTCATTGGAATTCAAAATCTAGGCCACTGGATAAGCTTCAAACGATTATGATACAGTACAAATTAACACTTTTCTATTGAGTAATGTGACTTTGCTGATTTACCTTCCCAATAGGGTAAGCAATAGGATAGGCAATGAACATGACGATGCGTACGAGCCAAACAAAGCTAGCACCCACTGCCAGCCCATACCTGGTACATATTGCTTGAGGTATAACCTGATTGTCGAAATGTGATGATCAATCAGATAATCTATGGGCCGGTAACAGAAATATAAATGCTTGGACATAAGATGCATTACCTCCCCAAAGGCAAGAACAAATGTCACTGACAATATAATTGCAAGAACAGGATTGAAAATCCTGTCAAGGAATATAGGGAGAGCCTGAAAAGGCCGCAAAGAAGTAAGCAGAAGAGCCACTGATTAAAACAAAAAACACGAGAGAAGAATGGATTCTCTGTCTACAAACAGCTCAACAATTCAGAAATGAAGTACGGGGAAAAAATGGACATGTGCCAACTAAACTAGGAGAAAGTACCACGCATGAGGTGGGGAAAAGTTTGCAAATATTGATGTTGAAGATCCTTAGTGCATAGCTGACCAAATATACCCACAGGACAAGCGAAGATACTGACATGAATGTTATGAAATAACTTAGCAGTTAGCACTGTGGTTATTGAATTCTAGGAGTTTAATTGTCAGCTCATAGCCTCATACTATCCAGTTTACAATATCAGTCCTCTCTCATGCAAAATATTGGCATTGCATGTTGTCCAGCTTGACATGATTAAGAAATTCAGACAAGTGTCATATTAGCAACTTAATCACAAGTAACAAACTGAACATATGCTCTGTTAACTCAATGAGTAAATTTTATAGCATAACAATCCTAATAGAACTCTACAAGAAAATCCTCTTGCTTCAAAAACTAGAATGAGGGGCTCGGTAATATGTTAATTAATTTAACTATGACATAATTCATGTGTACTTGGGGATCTGGGGTATTTTAAAATGGTTGCACACAAAATTTTGGAATTCAGTTTCTTAAATCTAATTAGCAACACAACCCTgtcaaaggaagaagaaaaaaaaagtaaCAGCTAAAGAAACATTATTATCCTTCCGTGTCCTCATTCTCAGCATAGCCTTCTCATGTATTTAATAAACCATTTTCAAACTTCAGCTACTCCTTTAGGTTTTCCACCTCCGACAGTATGAACTTCCAATGTATGATCTCAGACACATGACACCAACATGTTGTTGACCCTTTTAACTAGGACTACTATTGAAACCAAAAAAAAGGAACTAACTGCACAGGGCAGTTTCAACTCATAAATGGCTTCTGGAGTAGGGAACACTTGATAGTATTTCATTACAAAAGCTTGATATCAATCTTTCAGAGTAGTAAAACTAAAGAAACCACAACAAAACACAGACCACATCCTGGCTTCACTACAGAAGTAGTGAGCTAAGCTTGAGAATCAAATAGAGAAGTAAACGTTGCCGATCCGACAACCATCTTATCATAGATAACACGAAAGTTCTTTTACCTGGCATAAGACCAAGAGGTGATGCATGATAGAAGAGCACTCCTCAACGCTAGCATTCTCTGAGGACCTACTTTGAGTTAATATAATTAGTTTTCAAATGTAAATGATGAAGTAGTTCTGAAGTAGATAGTTGAGCTTACTCTTCAATAGCAGTCTGCTCTTTGCCAGATGGCTGGGCACTGAAGATAGATGCGGGACATCTGAATAAGGGAATCCTCCATTTGAGCATAAGTTGGTCACTTCTGTAGGCTCCTCTTTCAGAGATCGCTTTATCTTCCAAGTAAGATGCGTTGCTGCAGTTCTTTAGCAACTTATTAAGAACCCGTGAAATTCCCATTTTCCATAGCAATACCTGAATAAAGAGAAAATGAGAGAGGAATAGAGAAACAATATACACAGGTCATGAATAATAAAGAACCTCTCACCTTGCCATTTGGATGTTTTGAAAATTTTGCAATGAACTTAAGTAACTGATGCACCTGGAAACAGTGCAATTAAACAATTCAGATTCATGATGCTGAGGGCTATAAATGAAGAACTAGATTTAGGGGGAAAGAAGAGCTCATTCAACCAAATATAGTACCGGTAACTAAACGAATGTGCTTGTTTGTTACGACAACTAGCACACAAGTAGAATTACAGTTCCAAAGTTTTACTATTACTAGTCAACAATGATTCTGGCCCAGAGTTAAATGCCCCATACATAGTAGAAAACAGGGGCACTACAGAGAGGACCATCTGAAATAAACACGGACAAACCCACAGACAGGTCAGGTTCCCCCCAAGAAACTAGCAAGTTTTCCAGAAGCAAGCCAGCTTCTGTTTGCATGAGGCCAGCATTTAAATCATTTTCTCAGTGCCACCTCAATGGAGTTGATTAATTAATATGTTTGAAGTTTGAACCATATATAAACCTCAAGAACAGAGAAAATGAAATAAAAGTGGTCTTCCAGGACTATAGTGCGTTTGGTGGTCAGAGTTGGCTGGCGCGCAATGCAGAGAAATGCAGCAGCAGAGACACTCACTATGACCCAACAATATCTACATAAAGAAACAAAAGTGAATGAGTTCCAAACACTAAAAGTTAGATGACAAAGGATGGCCTAAACTGGAAGAAATGATCACCCACAAAGCGCTTGTTCTCTCCCACATAGGCTGCGAGGTCCAGAAACGGAATAGGGTCGTACACGAACTCCAGAAAGCCATCTTGGATGTCAGCCACTGCTTCCACAATAGTGTGGCAAGCGACACCATGAATCTGGTCAGAGTGTATGTGTTGCCGTCAGCCAATAGCGCAGCTTTATGCTCCAAGTCATCCTTTCCTATCTCAGCGTACATAGCATTTCCCTGCATAAGCACAAAACATGGTCAAGACGACATGGTCAGCTGCATGAGGGTGCATGAAAGTTTACCTTGTTAGTGACCAGAACCATATCTACATGTTGCACCGGACCAGTGTCGGTGCCACCGCGGTATTCCCAGAGGTGGGAGACATGAACGCAGACATTCCAGTTCTTCACTCCGGGTTTCAGTTCCGACAGAGCATGGTAGGCCATCTGAAACACCAAGAATCTTATACAGGAACGATAAATAAGGTGAGCAGGCTATATGAAGACAACAACATTATTCAGAGCCAAGGTGCAAGACACAAAGCAACGCAGGGGGGATTAAGAGACTATAACAACAGAAAAGTATGTACACCACAAAAGTATTTACAGAGGCTGCGTGACAGCCTATGGAATCGCCTGGATGTTTTTGTTGGGAACTTGGGATCAAGCGTACCCACACACAGCAATTAACAAAGGCCCTAAATTTCCAAGGCATGGTGGGAATAAAATTGACAAAAGCAGGGAATTCAAAAGATTTGTTCGAAGTAATAACTTGTGCAATGCCTCCGGTACTAACAGCACAGTTGTACGACCACAAGCCAGATTAGCGAGAAGTAATAATCTTTACCTGCTCGTCCAAGCAGCAGAGACAAACGGGATCACCCATGCCCCCGCCTGCTGAACTTCCGACGAAGACCCTTGGGGTCGGTTGAGTAGTGCAGGCTCAGAAATCTGTGAACCATCTGCAATGTCAGCCCCAGAACACGCCGTGACGACGCCGTGGAGAAATCTGCGGCACACCGTGCAGGCGAAACTGAATCTGCTGTTTCCCCAGGGACGAGGCTCACCCTGCACCTGCGAACACAAAATCCGAGCGTTGTAACCCTAAATCTGTAATCGAGAAATTGCAATGGGGGAAAAACAACCGAACCTGCTCTGCTCCTCCATGTCGAGGCACTCTATTGGGGGAAGATTCGGAGTTGAGCACGAGGATTAGACAGAACCACGGAACCAACAAAATAACACAAGAGCACGAGTTCGATTGgggcaagaacacaagaacacgAAGCACAGTCAACCACAACACAGACCAATATCACTCCATCGCACATATATATAAAGCAGTGACTGCAAAATACGTCTCCTTAACGGCAGTTTAAGGGTACAAAACGTCCAGCAACCGAATTAACACGAAATCGACATCAGTCACATCCCGGAACGCGACCAGGGTctaggggaggaggggggagggggagggggaggagggggggcaTAGGTTGTCCACGCCGATTCAGTTcttcgccggcttcttcgccgcgGCCTTTCTTCTTTTTGCGGGCGGCATCCCTCTCCACCTTCAGCTTGTGGGCCGCGCAGGCGATGTCGTCGTGGCCCAGCGTGGTCTTCGCCTCCACGAGGTTTAGCCCGCATCTTGGGCACGGGTGTTCctgggccttggccttcttggccctGCTCGCCTTGCCCATCTGTGGTAATACGAATCCGATTGTTGATTAAAATCTAATCCATCATGAAACAGTACAACGTAGCAATTGTAGATGCGGATTTGGCCAGCACTCGAAACAAAGCAAGCAAAAAAAAAACATAATTCACACATGCGTGCACCAGATCTGATATGTGCACGTCTAAATGCAGGAACGGAACATGAACGGGGTGAGCACATCCCAAACTCGAACGGCACAGACGCTAAACGGGCACGAATTTCACATCTGAAGCTACCCGAGACCCCTGAACTTTCACGATCCAgcagcaaaaaaaaagagaaaccccaTATACGCTAGGCTACGCATCGTGACCAGGTAAAGGAAAAAAAGAATCGCCAACGAACCACCTGCGTGGGCGTGGAAAATCGAAATGCACCTGCACCACCGGCTCGAACCAAACAACGACGATAGGGTTAGGCTGTAGCACACGCGAATCAAAACTCCAAGGAAAGCAGCACAACGCAGATTTAAGCCAACGCGACATGCGCATCACGATCCAGAACCAGGAAACCGCGCACACACACACTAGCATGATCATCGACGCACGCATGAACACAGGGAAACAGATCTGACCTTCTAGGTCGCAGCGGGCGTGGTGCGCCTCGAGGGTGGTGAAGGGCAGGTGTGCGCCGCACGGGGGAGGAGTTTAGTGTGAAGGGCGGTGGGAGAGACGAGTGGCCGGATACCGCGGGATGGCCTATTTAACGTGCTCGGGGGAATGAATAAACTAGTCTATCCCAGTCCTCTTTAACAAAGACTGTGGCCGCATTTACTCCATAATCCCCTGACGACTGTGGCCCACGTGATCAGTCATTAAAGTCATGCCAGGGGGAGCCCGTGCGACGCTTGCGCCTACCAACTTGAGGCGCAAGTTGGTCACTGTTCCAGGACGGCATTGGACGAATGGCAAAATGCGAAAATAAAATGTGTCCTGAATTTTTTTTTTCTCAACGCAAGTTGCTTAGTTTCCACCTACTTGA
This region of Triticum aestivum cultivar Chinese Spring chromosome 2D, IWGSC CS RefSeq v2.1, whole genome shotgun sequence genomic DNA includes:
- the LOC123048644 gene encoding putative DUF21 domain-containing protein At1g03270, giving the protein MGISRVLNKLLKNCSNASYLEDKAISERGAYRSDQLMLKWRIPLFRCPASIFSAQPSGKEQTAIEESSENASVEECSSIMHHLLVLCQALPIFLDRIFNPVLAIILSVTFVLAFGEVIPQAICTRYGLAVGASFVWLVRIVMFIAYPIAYPIGKVNQQSHITQ